Proteins encoded within one genomic window of Haloimpatiens massiliensis:
- the gltX gene encoding glutamate--tRNA ligase, protein MSLEKLSNIIFPDVDKTPEYYIKKYPKRNLKEGAKVTRYAPSPTGFQHIGGIFTALVDERLASQSEGVFCLRIEDTDQKREVQGAIEDTIETMYNFGMDFNEGMTGQETFKGEYGPYRQSQRGEIYKTFAKDLIAKGLAYPCFCTPEELAALREKQVAEKITPGYYGEYAKCRNLSPEEAIAKIEAGEEYILRLKSPGNIENRVEIHDLIKGDISFPENDQDIVIIKGDGLPTYHFAHAIDDTLMRTTHVIRGEEWLSSLPIHIQLFEVLGLEIPQYAHVPTIMKNDNGSKRKLSKRKDPEAAVSYYKEVGYPSVSVIEYLLNIINSTFEQWREENPTACYHDFTVNLDKMSKSGALFDIVKLNDVSKNVICKMKADVVYDNYIAWAKEFDAEMYGLVTVNEKMSKEIFNIDKEGPKPRKDYAKWDEVKEKIFYFFDELFYKETAKEVELPKTLTLEEAKDVIKAYMNKYNTNVTSQEEWFEDLKSIGLELGYCANRKAYKANPEQYKGMISDVAGAVRAALSHRSNTPDLYTIMNILGKDKVKQRFEKFLEI, encoded by the coding sequence ATGAGTTTAGAAAAATTATCTAATATAATATTCCCCGATGTAGACAAGACACCGGAATATTATATAAAAAAATATCCAAAGAGAAATTTAAAAGAAGGAGCAAAAGTTACTAGATATGCTCCATCACCAACGGGTTTTCAACATATTGGAGGAATATTCACAGCTTTAGTAGATGAGAGATTAGCAAGTCAAAGTGAAGGTGTTTTCTGTTTAAGAATAGAAGATACAGATCAAAAGAGGGAAGTTCAAGGGGCAATCGAAGATACAATTGAAACAATGTATAACTTTGGAATGGATTTTAATGAAGGTATGACAGGACAAGAAACTTTTAAAGGAGAATATGGTCCATATAGACAAAGTCAAAGAGGGGAAATATATAAGACCTTTGCCAAGGATTTGATTGCTAAGGGATTGGCTTATCCATGTTTTTGTACTCCTGAGGAGTTAGCAGCTTTAAGAGAAAAACAAGTAGCTGAAAAAATAACTCCAGGATATTACGGAGAATATGCTAAGTGCAGAAATTTAAGTCCAGAAGAAGCTATAGCTAAAATAGAAGCAGGAGAAGAGTATATATTAAGATTAAAGTCACCAGGAAATATAGAAAATAGAGTTGAAATTCATGATTTAATAAAAGGGGATATATCATTTCCTGAGAATGACCAAGATATTGTTATAATAAAAGGTGATGGACTTCCAACATACCATTTTGCACATGCTATAGATGATACTTTAATGAGAACTACTCATGTTATAAGAGGAGAAGAGTGGTTATCATCATTGCCTATACATATTCAATTATTTGAAGTATTAGGTTTAGAAATACCACAATATGCTCATGTGCCAACAATAATGAAAAATGATAACGGTTCAAAGAGAAAATTATCAAAGAGAAAAGATCCAGAAGCTGCGGTTTCTTATTATAAGGAAGTTGGATATCCATCAGTTTCAGTTATAGAATATTTATTAAATATCATAAATTCAACCTTTGAACAATGGAGAGAAGAAAATCCTACAGCTTGTTATCATGACTTCACAGTAAATTTAGACAAAATGAGTAAATCAGGAGCTTTATTTGATATAGTAAAATTAAATGATGTAAGTAAAAATGTTATTTGCAAAATGAAGGCAGATGTAGTTTATGATAATTATATAGCTTGGGCAAAAGAATTTGATGCGGAAATGTATGGATTGGTTACAGTTAATGAAAAAATGTCTAAAGAAATATTTAATATAGATAAAGAAGGGCCAAAACCAAGAAAAGACTATGCTAAGTGGGATGAAGTAAAAGAAAAAATCTTCTATTTCTTCGATGAATTATTCTACAAAGAAACTGCTAAAGAAGTTGAATTACCAAAGACATTAACATTAGAAGAAGCAAAAGACGTAATAAAAGCATACATGAATAAATACAATACCAATGTTACTAGTCAAGAGGAATGGTTTGAAGATTTAAAATCAATTGGTTTAGAATTAGGATATTGTGCAAATAGAAAAGCATACAAAGCAAATCCAGAACAATATAAAGGAATGATTTCAGATGTTGCAGGTGCAGTAAGAGCAGCTTTATCACATAGAAGTAATACACCTGATCTTTATACTATTATGAATATATTAGGTAAAGATAAAGTAAAACAAAGATTTGAGAAATTTTTAGAAATATAA
- a CDS encoding AraC family transcriptional regulator, producing MEWLKKLSQSIDYIENNLDGTISYEEISKIADCSIYSFQRMFSYIAGIPLAEYIRRRRMTAAAFEIQTKEIKIMDIALKYGYTSPTAFNRAFQSIHGVAPTLARSEGTLLEAYPRISLSISVSGGESMKYRIEKKGPIRIIGIRTGLQENFEYNFKVVPEFWNETLKKDDYFKICNLNNQSPKGILGLTLYENPKEIYYYIATSTDKNAPKNMLEYTIPSATWVIFECNGNFKESIQTIFKKFLTEWLPFSNYEYAGLPDIEIYPIAKSHIASGYSEVWIAINKVSE from the coding sequence ATGGAGTGGTTAAAGAAACTAAGTCAATCTATAGATTATATAGAAAACAATTTGGATGGAACTATTTCTTATGAAGAAATATCAAAAATAGCCGACTGTTCCATTTACTCTTTCCAACGCATGTTTAGTTATATTGCAGGTATTCCTTTAGCTGAATATATAAGGCGTAGACGTATGACAGCTGCTGCATTTGAAATACAAACTAAAGAAATTAAAATTATGGATATAGCTTTAAAGTACGGTTATACTTCACCAACTGCTTTTAATCGTGCATTTCAAAGTATTCATGGTGTAGCACCAACTCTTGCTAGGTCAGAAGGAACTCTACTAGAAGCATATCCACGAATCAGTCTTTCAATATCAGTTAGTGGAGGTGAAAGTATGAAGTATAGAATAGAAAAAAAAGGACCTATTCGAATTATAGGAATAAGAACTGGTTTACAAGAAAATTTTGAATACAATTTTAAAGTAGTCCCTGAATTTTGGAATGAAACACTTAAAAAGGATGACTATTTTAAAATTTGTAACTTAAACAATCAATCCCCTAAGGGCATTCTTGGTTTAACATTATATGAAAACCCTAAAGAAATTTATTATTATATAGCTACTTCTACAGATAAGAATGCTCCAAAAAATATGCTAGAGTACACTATTCCATCCGCAACTTGGGTTATTTTTGAATGTAATGGTAATTTTAAAGAATCTATTCAAACCATATTTAAAAAATTTCTTACAGAATGGCTCCCATTCTCAAACTATGAGTATGCAGGATTGCCAGATATAGAAATATATCCAATAGCCAAATCCCATATTGCTTCTGGATATTCAGAAGTGTGGATAGCAATTAATAAAGTAAGTGAATAA
- a CDS encoding GyrI-like domain-containing protein, with protein sequence MNYSMKIKSIEPIRVAYMKYNGVVAGANKFFPNVFKAINGKANGAPFISYYSFDEQTKIGELELCVPTAETPNKNGISIKELPKIKSLCTTHIGSYESLFVAYKAVYKYAKEHSISLKSPYHEVYIKGPGLFFKGNPNKYITEIIFPIEEVE encoded by the coding sequence ATGAATTATAGTATGAAAATTAAGAGTATTGAACCTATTAGAGTAGCTTATATGAAATATAATGGAGTTGTTGCTGGAGCAAATAAATTCTTTCCAAATGTCTTTAAAGCAATTAATGGGAAGGCAAATGGAGCCCCTTTTATTTCCTATTATTCATTTGATGAGCAAACCAAAATAGGTGAATTGGAACTTTGTGTTCCCACTGCCGAAACGCCAAATAAAAATGGTATATCAATAAAAGAACTGCCTAAAATAAAATCACTTTGCACTACTCATATTGGTTCATATGAAAGTCTATTTGTTGCATATAAAGCAGTATATAAGTATGCCAAGGAACATTCTATTTCTTTAAAATCACCTTACCATGAAGTTTATATTAAAGGGCCTGGATTATTTTTTAAAGGTAATCCAAACAAATATATAACTGAAATTATATTTCCAATAGAAGAGGTGGAATAA